The Metabacillus litoralis genome contains a region encoding:
- a CDS encoding aminotransferase family protein — MLEVKQQNHIDELIEHDKKYFLHPSSSIKSQQEKGPEFIFTKGEGVYLEDIEGKKVIDGLSSLWNVNVGHGRTELATVAMEQMSKLGYSTAFGTVSHEPAIQLAKKLSEISPGNLRATFFTSGGSEATDTAFKLVRHYWKVKGKPDKTKIIARKNAYHGLTIGSTSATGIEHFQRFIGSKAPDFLHVEAFSHHALREAILAQGPETVAAFIAEPVQGAGGVHVPPPEYFIEIRKICDEFDILFIADEVITGFGRTGKMFAMEHWNVTPDMMCFAKGVTSGYFPLGGVMLSERMHQELIMYSNDALFHGFTYSGHPVACAVALKNIDILEKEGILTNVSNMGEKLYIGLKKLVQTTNSVSDVRGLGLMAAIEFENEKTTEKLSIKVSKEAIKRGLICRNIEHAGQDSLVFAPPLIISNDEVDKLLNIVYDAIMEVENTIHKCV; from the coding sequence ATGCTAGAGGTAAAACAACAAAATCATATTGATGAGTTAATAGAACATGATAAGAAGTATTTCCTCCATCCATCATCATCAATTAAGTCTCAGCAGGAAAAAGGGCCGGAGTTTATTTTCACTAAAGGGGAAGGAGTGTATTTAGAAGATATTGAAGGGAAGAAAGTGATAGATGGCTTATCTTCTCTATGGAATGTGAATGTTGGGCATGGAAGAACTGAATTAGCCACTGTTGCGATGGAACAAATGAGTAAGCTTGGATACAGCACTGCGTTTGGAACGGTCAGTCATGAACCAGCCATTCAGCTGGCAAAAAAACTATCAGAAATTTCACCTGGTAATCTGAGAGCCACCTTTTTTACTTCAGGTGGTTCTGAAGCAACAGACACGGCCTTCAAGCTGGTTCGCCATTATTGGAAGGTAAAAGGAAAACCTGATAAAACAAAGATCATTGCAAGAAAAAATGCTTACCACGGGCTCACAATCGGTTCTACAAGTGCCACGGGTATCGAACATTTTCAAAGGTTTATAGGTTCTAAAGCACCGGATTTTCTACATGTTGAAGCATTTTCACATCATGCACTTCGTGAAGCCATATTAGCACAAGGTCCGGAAACAGTAGCTGCATTCATTGCTGAGCCTGTTCAAGGCGCTGGTGGGGTGCATGTTCCTCCCCCTGAATATTTTATTGAAATTAGAAAGATATGTGATGAATTTGATATCTTATTCATTGCAGATGAAGTTATTACTGGATTTGGAAGGACAGGAAAGATGTTTGCGATGGAGCATTGGAATGTTACCCCAGATATGATGTGCTTTGCTAAAGGGGTTACAAGTGGTTATTTTCCTTTAGGAGGAGTTATGCTTTCAGAGAGGATGCATCAAGAATTAATCATGTATTCCAATGATGCTCTTTTTCATGGGTTTACTTATAGTGGTCATCCGGTTGCATGTGCTGTTGCTTTAAAAAATATTGATATTCTAGAAAAAGAAGGTATTTTAACCAATGTTAGCAATATGGGCGAGAAACTATATATTGGTTTGAAGAAATTAGTCCAAACAACAAATAGTGTTAGTGATGTAAGAGGACTTGGATTAATGGCCGCCATTGAGTTTGAAAATGAGAAAACAACTGAAAAGTTATCTATAAAAGTAAGCAAGGAAGCTATTAAAAGAGGTTTAATTTGTAGGAACATCGAGCATGCAGGACAAGATTCATTAGTATTTGCTCCCCCATTAATTATTTCCAATGATGAAGTAGATAAACTGCTCAACATTGTGTATGACGCTATCATGGAGGTTGAAAATACAATTCACAAGTGTGTGTAA
- a CDS encoding ABC transporter ATP-binding protein, with protein MITIRSLSKQFPAEPKPVTALEEVNMDIQDGQFTCIVGASGCGKSTLLKIVGGLEKPSTGFVKVNEKTNPKPDKSRGMMFQSYTLYPWLTVRQNIEFGLKIQNVPQAEREKVSEMLIDQIKLRGFEHLYPSSLSGGMQQRVAIARMLANDPEILLMDEPFGALDAQTRTLMQSLLIDLWEKNHKTVLFVTHDIDEAIILGDVVYVMSSHPGKVKKRIEIPLERPRSHDSFLEPEYREIKQEITELLYDENQKSLRAPVLN; from the coding sequence ATGATAACGATTAGATCTCTTAGTAAACAGTTTCCAGCAGAGCCTAAACCAGTAACAGCACTTGAAGAAGTAAACATGGATATTCAAGATGGTCAATTTACTTGTATTGTAGGTGCATCTGGTTGCGGAAAATCAACCTTATTAAAAATAGTGGGAGGACTAGAGAAACCATCAACAGGATTTGTAAAGGTTAATGAAAAAACAAACCCAAAACCTGATAAAAGCAGAGGGATGATGTTTCAAAGTTACACTCTTTATCCGTGGTTAACAGTTCGGCAAAATATTGAGTTTGGTCTTAAAATTCAAAATGTCCCACAAGCTGAAAGAGAGAAAGTCTCAGAAATGCTCATTGATCAAATAAAGCTAAGGGGATTTGAACATCTATATCCATCTTCGTTATCCGGAGGAATGCAACAAAGGGTTGCAATAGCAAGAATGTTAGCCAATGATCCAGAAATCCTTTTAATGGATGAACCATTTGGGGCTTTAGATGCCCAAACAAGGACACTTATGCAAAGTCTATTAATTGATTTATGGGAAAAAAATCATAAAACAGTTTTATTTGTTACACATGATATCGATGAAGCCATTATTTTAGGAGATGTTGTCTATGTTATGTCCTCTCATCCGGGAAAGGTGAAAAAGAGAATTGAAATTCCACTCGAACGTCCAAGAAGTCATGATAGTTTCTTAGAACCGGAATACAGGGAAATAAAGCAGGAAATTACTGAATTACTATATGATGAAAATCAAAAAAGCTTAAGAGCTCCAGTATTAAATTAA
- a CDS encoding ABC transporter permease, giving the protein MEKSTSHTNELKTIPISEHEMEKEGRFKEILSRYFTPKESISKTESKILATLPFVLLLIFWSALTYSGILPTVFLPTPTAVLATVWELFAEQQFIVDIGTSFFRILVGYVLAAVLAVPLGILMGSYSGPRSFFEPIIGIARYLPVTALIPLFILWMGIGETEKIAVIFFGTFFPLVFLIMDVSSNVSKDLLNVSYTLGANRRKLFTSVLVPACMPGVVDNLRSVLGWTWTYLIVAELVAAETGIGHVIMTAQRYLNTGQIIGGVIIIGLLGFFSDFLFAKLYRKLFPYVKR; this is encoded by the coding sequence ATGGAGAAAAGCACCTCACATACGAATGAATTAAAAACCATACCAATTTCAGAACATGAAATGGAAAAGGAAGGTAGGTTTAAGGAGATTCTTTCTCGGTACTTTACACCAAAAGAATCAATTTCAAAAACGGAATCAAAGATTTTGGCTACCTTACCATTTGTGTTGCTTCTCATTTTTTGGTCAGCACTAACATATTCTGGAATTCTCCCAACTGTTTTCTTACCAACTCCAACTGCAGTGCTAGCCACAGTCTGGGAACTATTTGCAGAGCAACAATTTATTGTGGATATAGGTACTAGTTTCTTTAGGATTCTTGTTGGATATGTATTAGCTGCTGTTTTAGCTGTCCCACTTGGAATTTTAATGGGGTCTTACAGTGGACCGAGAAGTTTTTTTGAACCTATCATTGGAATAGCTAGGTATCTCCCGGTTACTGCTCTCATTCCATTGTTTATTCTTTGGATGGGAATCGGAGAAACTGAAAAAATTGCGGTCATCTTCTTTGGTACATTTTTCCCTTTAGTTTTCTTAATAATGGATGTGTCTTCAAATGTTTCGAAAGATTTATTAAATGTTTCTTATACATTAGGAGCAAATAGAAGGAAGCTCTTTACAAGTGTATTAGTTCCAGCTTGTATGCCTGGAGTAGTGGATAATCTTCGTTCTGTACTAGGTTGGACCTGGACCTATTTAATCGTTGCTGAGTTAGTTGCAGCAGAAACAGGAATTGGTCATGTGATCATGACGGCTCAACGCTACTTAAATACAGGGCAAATAATTGGTGGAGTTATTATTATTGGGCTGTTGGGCTTTTTTAGTGATTTTCTATTCGCAAAACTTTATCGTAAACTATTTCCTTATGTAAAAAGGTAA
- a CDS encoding ABC transporter substrate-binding protein, whose amino-acid sequence MNHLKKRVLSIFLLISLLVLTACGNSESTSSASESEKETTKIRIGTVTWIGYSGLWLAQDLGYFEEEGLEVDYSTIEDTAQIKSSLASNKIDAMATTIDSLPRSLTEGLALKAVFGLDQSQGADGIIAKKEIEDVSDLKGKEVAVEVGSVSEWFLANVLSDHGLSLDDVKVKEMTSSEAGAAFSSGKVDAAVTWEPWLSNAEASDFGKVLVSSADYPDLIVDVFAFGEKFIEDNPEAVKAFAKAYDRAVTYLNENPEEAYKVLGKRINGSADDAKAQLEGLHIMTIDDSKEFFGTTSDPGSALELAETAAGLWFEKGVMKEEADPEKVKGAIDPSFISEN is encoded by the coding sequence ATGAATCACTTAAAGAAACGAGTGTTATCTATCTTTTTGTTAATCTCTTTATTAGTCCTTACAGCCTGCGGTAATTCTGAAAGCACATCATCCGCTTCTGAGTCAGAGAAGGAGACAACGAAGATCCGAATAGGAACAGTGACATGGATCGGTTATTCCGGACTATGGCTTGCACAAGACTTAGGATATTTTGAGGAAGAAGGTTTGGAAGTTGATTATTCAACCATAGAAGATACTGCTCAAATTAAAAGCTCACTTGCATCAAATAAAATTGACGCAATGGCAACGACAATTGATAGCCTTCCAAGAAGCTTAACAGAAGGATTAGCTCTAAAAGCAGTCTTTGGTCTTGATCAATCACAAGGAGCAGATGGAATTATTGCAAAGAAGGAGATAGAAGACGTTAGTGATTTAAAAGGGAAAGAAGTTGCAGTAGAAGTTGGATCTGTTAGTGAATGGTTTCTTGCTAATGTTCTATCAGATCATGGATTATCGTTAGATGATGTGAAGGTGAAAGAAATGACATCTTCTGAAGCTGGTGCAGCCTTTTCTTCTGGGAAAGTTGATGCTGCTGTTACATGGGAGCCATGGTTAAGTAATGCGGAGGCATCAGATTTTGGAAAGGTTCTTGTTAGTTCTGCTGATTATCCTGATCTAATCGTTGATGTATTTGCTTTTGGTGAAAAGTTTATCGAAGACAATCCGGAAGCAGTGAAGGCTTTCGCAAAAGCTTACGATCGGGCTGTTACTTATTTAAACGAAAATCCGGAAGAAGCTTATAAAGTACTTGGAAAGAGAATTAATGGATCAGCAGATGATGCAAAGGCTCAGCTTGAGGGCTTGCATATCATGACAATTGATGATTCAAAAGAATTCTTTGGTACAACATCAGATCCAGGAAGTGCGCTTGAATTAGCAGAAACAGCGGCAGGCTTATGGTTTGAGAAGGGTGTTATGAAAGAAGAAGCTGACCCCGAAAAAGTAAAAGGGGCGATAGATCCTTCGTTTATTTCAGAAAATTAA
- the speB gene encoding agmatinase: MYRPETSREMPIFSGIRTFMHLPHSKTKENIDFAILGHPFDTGVTFATGTRFGPEAIRSRSTRLHTYNPGLDIDVFDYLSGVDSGDMQTVPGYTEETYDMIQKQLVPYFQRGIVPIILGGDHGISLPHLRAAAEVFGPVSLLHFDAHSDTWDTSYGGKKYTHATMFRRAVEEGIVDTSKSIQIGMRLYSKQDLEEQKGLGYEVITGLELHEIGTKEVIKRARQRIGNSPTFLTFDIDFLDPAYAPGTGTPEVGGFTIAQALELLRGVAGSNFIGFDLVEVLPDRDPTGVTALNAAHIAFEFLSLLAYKKRANELVTVHEESLK, translated from the coding sequence ATGTACAGACCAGAAACTAGTAGAGAGATGCCAATTTTTTCGGGGATTAGAACTTTCATGCACTTACCACATTCCAAAACAAAGGAGAACATTGATTTTGCTATTTTAGGTCATCCCTTTGATACAGGGGTCACGTTTGCCACTGGAACGAGATTTGGTCCTGAGGCCATTCGTTCCCGATCAACTCGATTACATACGTATAATCCGGGGTTGGATATTGATGTGTTTGATTATCTTTCTGGTGTAGATAGTGGGGATATGCAGACGGTACCAGGATATACAGAAGAAACTTATGACATGATTCAAAAACAACTTGTTCCATATTTTCAGAGAGGAATTGTTCCAATCATTTTAGGTGGTGATCATGGAATTTCACTCCCACATTTACGTGCAGCTGCAGAAGTATTTGGTCCTGTTAGTTTACTTCATTTTGATGCACATAGTGATACATGGGACACATCTTATGGAGGAAAAAAATATACACATGCAACCATGTTTAGAAGAGCGGTTGAAGAAGGAATTGTAGATACGTCAAAATCGATACAAATTGGGATGAGATTGTATTCTAAGCAAGATCTAGAAGAACAAAAAGGTCTAGGCTACGAAGTAATAACTGGGCTAGAGCTACACGAAATTGGTACGAAGGAAGTGATAAAAAGAGCACGCCAGCGTATTGGAAACAGTCCAACTTTCTTAACGTTTGATATTGATTTCTTAGATCCTGCATATGCACCTGGAACCGGTACACCTGAGGTTGGAGGGTTTACAATTGCACAAGCATTGGAACTTTTAAGGGGTGTGGCTGGTTCGAATTTTATTGGCTTTGATTTAGTTGAGGTGTTACCTGATCGTGATCCGACAGGGGTTACTGCTTTAAATGCCGCGCATATTGCCTTTGAATTTTTATCATTACTTGCATATAAGAAAAGAGCAAACGAACTAGTGACTGTACATGAAGAATCGTTGAAATGA
- a CDS encoding TetR/AcrR family transcriptional regulator → MKERIMVAFIEEVQRKGIKFTMDELAENLGVSKRTIYEHYSSKKDILDEIIIKSFHDIEEKEKIILDKQDISTIQKIKEVLIIVPTFFDLYDQQILDQMKKYYPEQWEKVMFGLNNTWNNLRSLLEKGVEEGVIKEFNFNIVMKLISNGTHWFFDQNYLIKHNINLTEAFTTVGEILLFGLVKEAD, encoded by the coding sequence ATGAAAGAAAGAATTATGGTGGCATTTATAGAAGAAGTTCAAAGAAAAGGAATAAAATTCACAATGGATGAGTTAGCAGAAAATTTAGGTGTTAGTAAAAGAACAATTTATGAGCATTATTCATCTAAGAAAGATATTTTAGATGAAATTATCATTAAATCCTTTCATGATATAGAAGAAAAGGAGAAAATTATTCTTGATAAACAAGACATTTCCACTATACAGAAAATAAAAGAAGTACTAATTATTGTCCCTACTTTTTTTGATCTATATGATCAGCAAATCCTTGATCAAATGAAAAAATATTATCCGGAACAATGGGAAAAAGTCATGTTCGGTTTAAATAACACGTGGAATAACTTAAGATCCCTTTTAGAAAAGGGTGTAGAAGAAGGAGTTATTAAAGAATTTAATTTTAATATTGTCATGAAGTTAATCTCTAATGGTACACATTGGTTCTTTGATCAAAACTATTTAATTAAGCATAATATTAACCTAACAGAAGCATTTACAACGGTAGGAGAAATATTGTTATTTGGATTGGTAAAAGAAGCCGATTAA
- the htpG gene encoding molecular chaperone HtpG encodes MEKKQFKAESKRLLEMMINSIYSQREVFLRELISNASDAIDKIYYKALTDDSLSFEKDSYFIKLTPNKENRTLTILDTGIGMTKEELENNLGVIAKSGSLAFKKENESKDGHDIIGQFGVGFYAAFMVADVVTVISKALGSDEAYKWESQGAEGYSIEPYEKETVGTEIILKIKENEEEENYDEFLEEYKLKSIIKKYSDFIRYPIKMDVKGQRAKEGSDNELEEYEEEQIINSMVPIWRKNKNELTDDDYVAFYNEKHYGFDKPIKHIHINVDGTVRYNAILYIPENMPFDYYSKEYEKGLELYSNGVLIMNKCPELLPDYFSFVKGMVDSEDLSLNISREILQQDRQLKFISKNISKKIKNELKSLMKNDRENYEKFYKSFGRQLKYGVYSDFGSNKEVLQDLLMFYSSKEKKLVSLDEYVSRMAEDQKYIYYASGESIERIEKLPQTELVSEKGYEILFFTEDIDEFAIKMLMNYNEKEFKSVSSGDLGIESEEDQKQTESEQTENKELFEFMKNILSNKVKDVRLSKRLKSHPVCLTTEGEVTIEMEKILSAMPDNQNVKAEKILEINSNHEVFQSLKNAFDSDKEKVTLYTNLLYNQALLIEGLPIQDPVEFTNDMCKVMV; translated from the coding sequence TTGGAAAAAAAGCAATTTAAAGCAGAATCCAAAAGATTGTTGGAAATGATGATTAACTCTATTTACTCACAACGAGAGGTGTTTTTAAGAGAGTTAATTTCAAATGCTAGTGATGCGATTGATAAAATCTACTACAAAGCTCTAACAGATGATTCATTAAGCTTTGAAAAGGACAGTTATTTTATCAAACTTACACCAAATAAAGAGAATAGAACACTTACTATTTTAGATACAGGAATTGGCATGACAAAGGAAGAGCTTGAAAACAACCTTGGTGTTATTGCCAAAAGTGGTTCCTTAGCATTCAAAAAGGAAAATGAATCAAAGGATGGCCATGATATTATTGGTCAGTTTGGAGTTGGGTTTTACGCTGCATTTATGGTAGCTGATGTTGTTACTGTTATCAGTAAAGCGCTTGGAAGTGATGAAGCTTACAAATGGGAATCACAAGGTGCTGAAGGCTACTCTATTGAACCATATGAAAAAGAAACAGTTGGTACAGAAATTATTTTAAAGATAAAAGAAAATGAAGAAGAAGAAAACTATGATGAGTTTTTAGAAGAATATAAATTAAAATCAATCATTAAAAAATACTCTGATTTTATTCGCTATCCAATCAAAATGGATGTTAAAGGCCAACGAGCTAAAGAAGGCAGCGATAATGAGTTAGAAGAATACGAAGAAGAACAAATTATTAACAGCATGGTACCAATCTGGAGAAAAAACAAAAATGAATTAACAGATGATGACTATGTAGCCTTTTACAATGAAAAGCATTACGGATTTGATAAGCCAATTAAGCATATCCATATTAATGTTGACGGTACAGTAAGATACAATGCAATTCTTTATATCCCTGAAAACATGCCATTTGATTACTATTCAAAGGAATATGAAAAGGGCTTAGAGCTATATTCAAACGGCGTACTAATCATGAATAAATGTCCGGAACTCCTTCCAGATTATTTTAGCTTTGTTAAAGGAATGGTTGATTCTGAGGATTTATCACTTAATATTTCAAGGGAAATTTTACAGCAAGATCGTCAGTTAAAGTTCATTTCAAAAAACATTAGCAAAAAGATTAAAAATGAATTGAAAAGTCTCATGAAAAATGATCGTGAAAATTATGAGAAGTTTTACAAATCCTTTGGTAGACAGCTAAAATATGGAGTGTACAGTGACTTTGGAAGCAACAAAGAAGTGTTACAGGACTTATTAATGTTTTATTCTTCAAAAGAGAAAAAGCTTGTTTCACTTGATGAGTATGTTTCAAGAATGGCTGAAGATCAAAAGTATATTTACTATGCTTCTGGTGAGTCGATCGAGAGAATTGAAAAATTACCACAAACAGAATTAGTTTCTGAAAAAGGCTATGAAATTCTTTTCTTTACAGAAGATATTGATGAGTTTGCGATCAAAATGCTCATGAACTATAACGAAAAAGAATTCAAATCGGTTTCTAGCGGTGACTTAGGAATTGAGTCAGAAGAAGATCAAAAGCAAACAGAATCCGAGCAAACTGAAAATAAAGAGCTCTTTGAGTTCATGAAAAATATTCTATCAAATAAAGTGAAGGATGTTAGATTATCTAAGCGTCTAAAATCTCATCCTGTTTGTTTAACAACAGAAGGTGAAGTAACAATTGAAATGGAAAAAATTCTAAGTGCTATGCCTGATAATCAAAATGTAAAGGCAGAAAAAATCTTAGAAATCAACAGCAACCACGAAGTGTTTCAATCTCTAAAAAATGCATTTGATAGTGACAAAGAAAAAGTAACACTCTATACAAACCTTCTTTACAACCAAGCATTGTTAATTGAAGGCTTACCAATTCAAGATCCTGTTGAGTTTACAAATGATATGTGTAAGGTAATGGTATAA
- the trhO gene encoding oxygen-dependent tRNA uridine(34) hydroxylase TrhO — protein sequence MSKEYRVLLYYHYVHIDNPEEYAQEHLEFCKNLGLKGRILIASEGINGTVSGTVEQTDQYMAHMKEDPRFAEMVYKIDEEDEHAFKKMKVRHRPELVTLRLEEDVNPLELTGKYYSPKEFMEAMKQEDTVIIDARNDYEYAVGHFKNAILPDINTFKELPDWIRQNKEKFEGKKILTYCTGGIRCEKFSGWLRQEGFEDVAQLHGGIVTYGKDPEVQGKDWDGQCYVFDERLIVPVNQVEPTVIGKDHFTGEPCERFVNCGNPECNKKILCSEENEHKYLRACSHECRVHERNRYVSENGLTEEQVTERLAALV from the coding sequence ATGTCAAAAGAATATCGCGTTTTACTATACTATCACTATGTTCATATTGATAACCCTGAAGAGTATGCTCAAGAGCATTTAGAGTTTTGTAAAAACCTTGGGCTAAAAGGTAGAATTTTAATAGCTTCTGAAGGAATTAATGGAACGGTTTCAGGAACTGTTGAGCAAACGGATCAATACATGGCTCACATGAAAGAAGATCCACGCTTTGCTGAAATGGTTTATAAAATAGATGAAGAAGATGAGCATGCCTTCAAAAAAATGAAGGTTCGTCATCGTCCAGAGCTTGTGACGCTTCGTTTAGAAGAGGATGTTAACCCGTTAGAGCTAACAGGTAAATATTACAGCCCTAAAGAATTTATGGAAGCAATGAAACAAGAAGATACAGTTATTATTGATGCTAGAAATGACTATGAGTATGCTGTTGGTCATTTCAAAAATGCTATTTTACCTGATATTAATACGTTTAAAGAGTTACCAGATTGGATTCGTCAAAACAAAGAAAAGTTTGAAGGGAAAAAGATCTTAACGTATTGCACAGGTGGTATTCGTTGTGAAAAATTCTCAGGTTGGCTTCGTCAAGAGGGATTTGAGGATGTGGCACAGCTTCACGGCGGGATTGTTACTTATGGTAAAGATCCTGAAGTACAAGGGAAGGATTGGGACGGTCAGTGTTATGTATTTGATGAGCGTCTAATCGTACCTGTTAACCAAGTAGAACCAACTGTTATTGGAAAAGATCATTTTACTGGTGAACCTTGTGAACGCTTTGTTAACTGTGGTAATCCTGAATGTAATAAAAAAATTCTTTGCTCTGAGGAAAATGAGCATAAATACTTGCGCGCATGTAGTCATGAGTGCCGAGTACATGAACGTAATCGCTATGTTTCGGAAAATGGATTAACAGAAGAGCAGGTAACAGAAAGATTAGCTGCTTTAGTATAA
- a CDS encoding nitroreductase family protein, with protein sequence MDVLSAIATRRSIGKVKEDPVPSELIHQIVQAGTWAPSHFRTEPWRFFVLTGDARKALGKTLASLVEKTLEDPNSEESQKRLEREENKPLRAPVIIAVAVESTKANKRVMMKEEAAAVCASVQNMLLAAHALGLGAIWRTGESCYSNEVKKLFKLSSESEMVGLLYIGYPDMKEIKGKRKAISDVTTWFKNEEDFA encoded by the coding sequence ATGGACGTCCTTTCAGCTATTGCAACTAGAAGGAGTATTGGAAAAGTAAAAGAAGATCCTGTCCCTAGTGAGTTGATTCATCAAATTGTTCAAGCAGGAACCTGGGCACCTTCACATTTCCGAACAGAGCCATGGAGATTTTTTGTATTAACAGGTGATGCGAGAAAAGCACTTGGTAAAACACTCGCATCTCTTGTGGAGAAAACACTAGAAGATCCAAATAGTGAAGAAAGTCAAAAGCGATTAGAAAGAGAAGAAAATAAACCTTTGCGAGCACCCGTTATAATTGCCGTTGCTGTAGAATCAACAAAAGCAAATAAACGTGTCATGATGAAGGAGGAAGCGGCAGCTGTCTGTGCTTCTGTTCAAAATATGCTGCTCGCAGCCCATGCCCTTGGATTGGGTGCCATTTGGAGAACAGGTGAAAGCTGTTATTCAAACGAGGTAAAGAAATTGTTTAAGTTATCTTCTGAATCTGAGATGGTTGGATTATTATACATTGGTTACCCTGATATGAAAGAAATAAAGGGGAAAAGAAAGGCAATCTCAGATGTAACAACTTGGTTTAAAAATGAAGAGGATTTTGCTTGA
- a CDS encoding 3D domain-containing protein, which produces MKNKILSLITFVSLTAGFSAHAAAEEVTVKEGDTLWEIAKLNEVEVENIIDWNKLPGDMIQPEDQLKLHESHEVSTGETLWDIAEEYDVEVEEIEAWNEIDSHIIKPGGELIIKETEKAQTSSEDKETESNKEYSKELTVTATAYTANCEGCSGTTKMGIDLHANPDKKVIAVDPDVIPLGSTVEVEGYGTAIAADTGGAIKGNKIDVFIPSESDALQWGKQQVEVKIIEE; this is translated from the coding sequence ATGAAAAATAAGATTCTATCGTTAATTACCTTCGTATCACTAACAGCTGGATTTTCAGCACATGCAGCTGCAGAAGAGGTGACTGTAAAAGAAGGTGACACTTTATGGGAAATCGCAAAGTTAAATGAAGTAGAAGTAGAGAATATAATAGATTGGAATAAGCTTCCTGGTGATATGATTCAACCAGAAGATCAATTAAAACTCCATGAATCACATGAAGTATCAACAGGAGAAACATTATGGGATATTGCTGAAGAATATGATGTTGAGGTTGAAGAAATTGAAGCCTGGAACGAAATTGATTCACACATCATTAAACCAGGAGGCGAGTTAATCATTAAAGAAACCGAAAAGGCACAAACGTCTTCTGAAGATAAAGAAACCGAATCAAATAAGGAATATAGTAAAGAATTAACTGTTACTGCTACAGCCTATACAGCAAATTGTGAAGGCTGCTCTGGTACAACTAAGATGGGAATTGATCTCCATGCCAATCCTGATAAAAAGGTAATAGCTGTCGACCCTGATGTGATTCCATTAGGATCAACTGTAGAGGTTGAAGGTTATGGGACAGCGATTGCGGCAGATACCGGTGGAGCTATTAAGGGAAATAAGATTGATGTTTTTATCCCCTCAGAATCAGATGCTCTACAATGGGGAAAACAGCAAGTAGAAGTGAAAATTATAGAAGAATAA
- a CDS encoding AraC family transcriptional regulator, with the protein MESLQKINDSIAFIENNLASHLTIEEAAKIACMSRFHFQRMFQILTGFTVAEYIRKRRLTLAAQELIHSNVRVLDIALKYGYESPESFSKAFRKAHGISPIEVRHSGKTVKAFPKLSFQIQLKGEEEMNYKIIQKEAFHVVGKGIRVSMENNNEKIPLFWKESNENGFTEKLAQQAGEMGILGVCAEGNQQKNEFTYYIAVEKTTDKISPDLEVKEIPASTWAVFESVGPMPHAIQHVWKRIFSEWFPATGYEHAPAPEIEVYPEGDAYSEDYRAEIWIPVIKK; encoded by the coding sequence ATGGAGAGCTTACAGAAAATAAATGATTCTATTGCATTTATTGAAAACAATTTAGCTTCACATTTGACTATTGAAGAAGCAGCAAAAATTGCCTGTATGTCTAGGTTTCATTTTCAAAGAATGTTTCAAATACTTACCGGATTTACTGTGGCCGAGTATATTCGAAAAAGAAGGTTAACATTAGCAGCACAAGAACTAATTCATTCAAATGTAAGAGTATTGGACATTGCTTTAAAGTATGGCTATGAAAGTCCTGAATCCTTTTCGAAAGCATTTCGAAAAGCACATGGAATTAGTCCAATTGAAGTGAGGCACTCAGGCAAAACCGTCAAAGCCTTTCCTAAGCTTTCCTTTCAAATCCAACTAAAAGGAGAAGAAGAAATGAATTATAAGATCATTCAAAAAGAAGCATTTCATGTTGTTGGTAAAGGGATCCGGGTCTCAATGGAGAATAATAATGAAAAAATTCCATTATTTTGGAAAGAATCAAATGAGAATGGGTTTACTGAGAAGCTTGCACAACAAGCTGGAGAAATGGGAATATTAGGAGTCTGTGCGGAAGGTAATCAGCAAAAAAATGAATTTACCTATTATATTGCGGTTGAAAAAACGACTGATAAGATATCCCCAGATTTAGAGGTCAAAGAAATACCTGCTTCTACGTGGGCTGTTTTTGAGTCTGTTGGTCCTATGCCTCACGCTATTCAGCATGTTTGGAAACGAATTTTTTCTGAGTGGTTTCCTGCGACAGGGTACGAGCATGCTCCTGCACCGGAAATAGAGGTTTACCCTGAAGGAGATGCTTATTCAGAAGATTATCGAGCAGAGATATGGATTCCGGTTATTAAAAAATAG